The Alteribacter populi genomic sequence CCAAGTCGTGCATGTCGCATTAAGTGATCATCCGATACCGCAGTTTGGGAAAGAGAAGCGAACGTAAGAACTTCTTTCTTTTGTAGAATAAATCTTATTTTGTGTTGAATAACTCGTACTTTATGTAGAATAAATCTTATTTTGTGTTGAATAACTCGTATTTTATGTAGAATAAATTCTCTTTTATGTAGAATCTATTTCCAGGAGGAGATTCGATGGGAGCTAAAACAGGCCAGGAATATATCAATCGCTTGAAAAAAGCGAATAACAATATTTATCTTCACGGAGAGCGTGTGGATGATGTCACGGAGCATCCGGGGCTAAAAAATGTCGTCAAATCGATGGCACGCCTTTACGATTTGCAGTTTGAGCAAGAGGAAAAGATGCTCTATACGTCACCGTCTTCAGGAAACAAAGTCGGGATGACCTTTTTGCAGCCAAAATCGGTGGATGATTTGATCAAGCGTCGTGTGGCGATTCAAGAATGGGCACGTACGTCAGGTGGGATGATGGGACGCTCACCAGATTACTTGAACTCGGAAGTCATGGCGATGGGAATGAACAATGAGCTTTTCACAGAAGCAGATCCGATGTTTGCGGATAACGCGCGCAAGTATTATGAGTTTGCCCGTGAGAATGACATTAGCTTAACGCATACGCTCATTCACCCTCAGGTAAACCGTGGAAAAGCGCAGCATCAGCAAAAGGATGCCAACGTAGCCCTTCACTTAGTGGAAAAAAATAAAGATGGCATTATCGTTGATGGCATTCGTTTGCTTGCGACACAAGGCGGAATTACCGACGAAATTCTCGTGTTCCCGTCCACTGTGAAAAAAGCAGGAGAGCTAGACGATCCGTACTCGCTCGCGTTTGCGGTTCCAAATAATACACCGGGCTTGAAGTTTTTGAGCCGTGAGTCGTTTGATTACGGTAAGAGCGAATGGGATCATCCGATGTCGTCTCGTTTTGAAGAAGGTGATGCGATTGTCTCGTTTGAAAATGTCTTTGTTCCGTGGGAGCGTGTCTTTGTTTGTGGTAACTCGTCGATTTGTAACCGGACCTTTAGAGAAACAAATGCGGTCGTTCATATGTCCCATCAAGTGGTTGCCAAAAACATCGTGAAAACCGAATTTTTACTTGGTACTGTTTTGAGCATTATGGATGCGATCGGAATCGACCAGTTCCAGCACGTGCAAGACAAAGGAACGGAGATCATGCTTACTCTTGAGACGATGAAGTCTCACCTTTATCGTGCGGAGCATAACGCGAAGCTCGATGCATCGGGAACGATGACGCCGGATTTTGAAGCGCTGAATGCGGCAAGGAACTGGTATCCGCGTGTATATCCTCGTCTCGTTGAGATTCTCCGGGTGCTTGGAGCTTCGGGCATGATGGGAATTCCAACTGAAGCCGATTTTGCAAACGAGGACATCGGTCCAATCCTTCACCGTGGATTGCAAGCGAAGAATCTAGAAGGCTACGAGCGTGTGCAATTGTTCCGTCTTGCCTGGGATATGACGATGAGTGCATTCGGAAGCCGGCAAATGCACTATGAGTACTATTTCTTTGGGGACCCGGTCCGCATGGGGATGACCTATTTTGAAGGCTATGAAAAAGAAACGTATAAGCAGTACGTACAAGATTTTCTAAATCAAGTTCCGGCTAATAAGCCGAATCTATCGAAAGTGTAATGGGGGTTGTGAGATGGAGCTAAACATTATTCGTACCGGACGT encodes the following:
- the hpaB gene encoding 4-hydroxyphenylacetate 3-monooxygenase, oxygenase component, whose protein sequence is MGAKTGQEYINRLKKANNNIYLHGERVDDVTEHPGLKNVVKSMARLYDLQFEQEEKMLYTSPSSGNKVGMTFLQPKSVDDLIKRRVAIQEWARTSGGMMGRSPDYLNSEVMAMGMNNELFTEADPMFADNARKYYEFARENDISLTHTLIHPQVNRGKAQHQQKDANVALHLVEKNKDGIIVDGIRLLATQGGITDEILVFPSTVKKAGELDDPYSLAFAVPNNTPGLKFLSRESFDYGKSEWDHPMSSRFEEGDAIVSFENVFVPWERVFVCGNSSICNRTFRETNAVVHMSHQVVAKNIVKTEFLLGTVLSIMDAIGIDQFQHVQDKGTEIMLTLETMKSHLYRAEHNAKLDASGTMTPDFEALNAARNWYPRVYPRLVEILRVLGASGMMGIPTEADFANEDIGPILHRGLQAKNLEGYERVQLFRLAWDMTMSAFGSRQMHYEYYFFGDPVRMGMTYFEGYEKETYKQYVQDFLNQVPANKPNLSKV